The Streptomyces sp. ALI-76-A nucleotide sequence GGTCCGCCGTCGGACTGGTGGAAGGCGGTGTCGGCCTGGAACCAGGGGTCGGTGGTCTCGTTGCAGTGCGCGGTGCGCTGTCCGTCGCAGGCGATGTCCATGTCGGCCTTCCAGAACACCGCGCCGTTCTTGCCGCACACGGGGACCGTCGGCGCGGTGTCCGCGTCGGTGCGGTATCTGCCGTTCGAGATCTGCGAGCAGGACGTCACCTCGGCGAGCAGGTCGGCGGCGCTGACCGTGCCCTCGCGGGCGGACGTCGGTGCGGGGGCGCCGGAGGCGGTCGCGGGGAGCACCGCGGCAAGGAACAGGGCGGCCGAGCAGGCCATGGACAAGGTCAGGGATCGGGAGCGCACGGCGGGACCCTTCTGTCAGGAGAGTTTCCTGGACTGAGGGGTCAACGGTGCACCCTCGGCATGATCACGGCAATCGTCCGTACGGGGGTCGGACGCGACAGCGCCCCGGGACCGTGAAGGCGGTCCCGGGGCGCGAGGCCCGGCTGACCCGGTCCGTTCGACCGGGCCGGGCGCGTCAGCCGGAGTGGGTCAGGTCGCGCCGAACGTCGCCGGGTCGGGACCCAGACGGCGGTCCTCGTCCAGCGCGCTGATCGCCGCCAGGTCCTCGGTGTCCAGGCTGAAGTCGAACACCTCGATGTTCTCCTTGATCCGGGACGGCGTCACGGACTTGGGGATCACCACGTTGCCGAGCTGGAGGTGCCAGCGCAGCACGATTTGGGCCGGGGTGCGCTCGTGCTTGCGCGCGATGGCCACGATCGCCGGAACCTCCAGCAGCCCCTTGCCCTGGCCGAGCGGCGACCAGGCCTCGGTGGCGATGCCCTGCTCCGCGTGGTACTCACGGCAGGCGTGCTGCTGGAGGTGCGGGTGCAGCTCGATCTGGTTCACCGCCGGGACCACCGACGTCTCGCCGATCAGCCGCTCCAGGTGCTCCGGAAGGAAGTTGGAGACACCGATGGCCCGCGCGCGCCCGTCGGCGAGGATCTTCTCGAACGCCTTGTAGGTGTCGACGTACTTGTCCGCGGACGCCATCGGCCAGTGGATCAGGTACAGGTCGACGTGGTCCAGTCCCAGCTTCTCCAGCGACGTGTCGAAGGCACGCAGCGTGGAGTCGTAGCCCTGGTCGCTGTTCCAGAGCTTGGTGGTGACGAAGACGTCCTCGCGGGGAAGGCCGGCGGTGGCGATGGCCTTGCCGGTGCCCTCTTCGTTGCCGTAGATCGCCGCTGTGTCGATGCTGCGGTACCCGGCCTCCAGCGCGGTGGCGACCGCCCGCTCCGCCTCGTCGTCCGGCACCTGCCAGACGCCGAAGCCCAGCTGGGGCATCTCGACGCCGTTGTTGAGGATGATCGGGGGGACCTTGCTGCTCACGAGCTCTTGATCCTTACGGTTGTCGTCAGATGTCACGTCCCATCGTCAACGATCACGAGCCCTGATGCATTCCTGACCGGAGAATCGGCCTCGAACAACCTCAGGCTCGGTACAGCGCCTCGACCTCATCGGCGTACGCGTTCTCGATCGCCTTGCGCTTGAGCTTCAGCGACGGCGTCAGCAGCCCGTGCTCCTCGGTGAAGGGCTGGGCCAGGATACGGAAGGTGCGGATCGACTCGGCCTGCGAGACCAGCGTGTTGGCGGCGACCACGGCCCGTCTGACCTCGGTCTCCAGATCCGCGTCGCGCACCAGCTGGGCGGCCGGCATCGGTGCCTTGCCGCGCATCGTCAGCCAGTGCTCGACGGCCTCCTGGTCCAGGGTGACCAACGCGGCGATGTACGGCCGGTCGTTGCCGACGACGATGCACTGGGCGACCAGCGGGTGGTCGCGGACGCGTTCCTCCAGCGGGCCGGGGGAGACGCTCTTGCCGCCGGAGGTGACCAGGATCTCCTTCTTGCGGCCGGTGATGGTGAGGTAGCCGTCCACGTCGAGGGCGCCGAGGTCGCCGGTGGCCAGCCAGCCGTCGTGCAGCGCCTCGTCGGTGGCCTTGGGGTTGTTGAGGTAGCCCTGGAAGACGTTCTCGCCGCGCAGCCAGATCTCCCCGTCGTCCGCGATGTGCACGGTCATGCCCGGGATGGGCTGCCCGACCGTGCCGTAGCGGGTGCGCTCGGGCGGGTTCGCGGTCGCGGCGGCCGTGGTCTCGGTGAGTCCGTAGCCCTCGTAGACGTGCACGCCCGCACCCGCCCAGAACAGGCCGAGCCTGCGGTCCATCGCCGAACCGCCCGACATGGCCTGCCGGATACGGCCGCCCATCGCGGTGCGCACCTTGGAGTACACCAGCTTGTCGAACAGCTGGTGCTGCACGCGCAGGGCCGCCGACGGCCCGGGGCCGATGCCCCACGCCTTGGCCTCCATGGCGTCCGCGTACTTCACGGCGACCTCGACGGCCTTCTCGAACGCGCCGCCCTTGCCCTCCTTCTCCGCCTTGCGGCGGGCGGAGTTGAACACCTTCTCGAAGATGTACGGCACGGCGAGGAAGAACGTCGGCTGGAAGGCGGCCAGGTCGGGCAGCAGGGCGGCCGCGTTCAGCTGCGGCTGGTGGCCGAACTTCACCTTGCCGCGGATCCCGGCGATCTGGACCATCCGCCCGAAGACGTGCGCGAGCGGCAGGAAAAGCAGGGTGGCCGCCTGGTCGCCCTTCCGGGAGTGGAACACCGGCTCCCAGCGCTGGATGACCGTGTCCGCCTCGTACATGAAGTTGCCGTGCGAGATGACGCAGCCCTTGGGGCGGCCCGTGGTGCCGGACGTGTAGATGATCGTCGCGACCGAGTCCGGGGTGACCGCCTGCCGGTGCCGGTGGACCACCTCGTCGTCGAGGTGGGCGCCGGCGTCGTACAGCTCCCGCACGGCGCCCTCGTCCAGCTGCCACAGCCGGTCCAGCCGCGGCAGCCGGTCGATGACGGTGGCGATCGTCATCGCGTGGTCCTCGTGCTCCACGACCGCCGCCGTGCACTCCGCGTCGTACAGCATCCAGAAGCACTGTTCCGCCGAGGAGGTGGGGTAGACCGGCACCACCTGGGCGCCGATCGTCCACAGCGCGAAGTCGAAGAGCGTCCACTCGTAGCGGGTGCGGGACATGATCGCGACCCGGTCGCCGAACCGGATGCCCTGCGCGAGCAGGCCCTTGGCGAGGGCGAGGACCTCGTCGCGGAACTCGGCGGCGGTCACGTCGCGCCACCGGCCGTCCTCGTCCTTGCGGCCGAGCGCGATGTGCAGCGGGTCCTGCCGGGCATGCTCGAAGACGACGTCGGCCAGACCGCCCACCGGCGGTGCCAACGCCAACGGAGGGTTGGTGAACTCGCGCAAACCCCGCTCCCGGCTTCTTGTGGCGCTCCCCGCAGGCCGTGAAAGCTACCCCACCCGGGAACGGGGCGGGAGGGGGCCGAACACGAGCGGTGTTCATGTATGCGCTGGTCAGTGACGCGAAATGCGCTCACATGGGGAAGGGCCGGACAGAATACTGACGGCCGAGTAAGTTTCGGTCCCGTAATCTCCACCGAATCTGTACGACTCCCGGTGTCCGGTCGGGGCGCCGCGCCGGTCCTCAGCGCCGGTGCAGCCGGTCCCCGCCCGCCAGGACGGCCGCCGCCAGCGCGTCGGCGGCGCCCTGGGCGGCCGTCCGGCGGCGCCCGTGCGCCAGGACGAAGTCGACCCGGCCGAGCTCCGGCAACCCGGCCCGGTCGGGGACGCGCACCAGGCCGGGCGGGATCAGGCCGCGGGAGTGGGCCATCACACCGAGGCCGGCGCGGGCCGCCGCGATCAGCCCGTTGAGGCTGCCGCTGGTGCAGGTGACGCGCCAGGCCCGCCCCTGCCGCTCCAGCGCCTCCAGGGCGAGCGCCCGGGTGATGCCCGGCGGCGGGTACACGATCAGCGGCACCGGACGGTCCGCGTCCAGCCGCAGCCGCTCCGCGCCGATCCACGTCAGCGTGTCGCGCCACACCAGCCGGCCGTGCGGGTCCTCGGGGCGCCGCTTCGCCAGCACCAGGTCCAGCTTCCCGGCCGCCAGCTGCTCGTGCAGCGTGCCCGACAGCTCGACCGTCAGCTCCAGGTCGACCTCGGGATGGTCGTAGCGGAACGCCTCCAGGATCTCCGGCAGCCGGGTCAGCACGAAGTCCTCCGACGCGCCGAAGCGCAGCCGGCCCCGCACCCGCGTTCCGGCGAAGAACGTCGTCGCCTGCTCGTGCACCTCCAGGATCCGCCGGGCGAAACCGAGCATCGCCTCGCCGTCCTCCGTCAGTTCCACGGAGTGCGTGTCCCGGCTGAACAGCTGCCGACCGGTGGCGTCCTCCAGCCGCCGCACGTGCTGGCTGACCGTGGACTGGCGCAGGCCGAGGCGCCGGGCGGCCTGGGTGAAGCTCAGCGTCTGGGCCACGGACAGGAACGTGCGCAGCTGGGAGGGGTCGTACACGCGGCCCACGCTATCGCGGAACGTGATGACAGTGAGAGCGGTATGCCGGATTCCCGATCGCCCGGTGAGGGAGCACGATGAGAGGGGGACCCGTGACCCGGAGCACCGGTGGACGAGTCCGCCCACAGCGACGAACGAAGCGACAAGCAAGTGGAGCACCGTGAAACGCCTGCGTTGGCCGAGTTGGATGCCGATCGACCCGTACATCCTGCTGCTGCTCGGGACGGTGGGTCTCGCGGCTCTCCTCCCCGCGCGCGGGACGGGCGCCGACGTGGCCTCCGGCGCCTCCACGGCCGCCATCGCCTTCCTCTTCTTCCTGTACGGGGCCCGCCTGTCCACCCGGGAGGCACTCGACGGGCTCAAGCACTGGCGGCTCCACGTCACGGTGCTGGCCTGCACGTTCGTCGTCTTCCCGCTGCTCGGTCTCGCCGCCCGCGGACTCGTTCCGGTGTTCCTGACCCACCCGCTCTACCAGGGACTGCTCTTCCTCACCCTCGTCCCGTCGACCATCCAGTCGTCGATCGCCTTCACCTCCATGGCCCGCGGGAACGTGCCCGCGGCGATCTGCGCCGGCTCCTTCTCCTCCCTGGTCGGCATCGTCGTCACCCCGCTGCTGGCCGCGGCCCTGCTCGGCAGCGGCGGCGGATTCTCGGCCGACTCGGTCCTGGAGATCGTGCTCCAGCTGCTCGTGCCGTTCCTCGCCGGGCAGCTGCTGCGCCGCTGGATCGGCGGTTTCGTCACCCGGCACAAGAAGGTCCTCGGCCTGGTCGACCGCGGCTCCATCCTGCTCGTCGTCTACACCGCGTTCAGCGAGGGCATGGTCCAGGGCATCTGGCACCAGGTCAGCCCCCTGAGGCTGGCCGGGCTGATGGCCGTCGAGGCCGTCCTGCTCGCCGTGATGCTGCTGGTGACCTGGTACGGCGCCAAGGCGCTGCGCTTCGGCCGGGAGGACCGGATCGCCATCCAGTTCGCCGGCTCGAAGAAGTCCCTCGCCTCCGGACTGCCCATGGCCAGCGTCCTGTTCGGCGCGCACGCCTCGCTGGCCGTGCTGCCGCTGATGCTCTTCCACCAGATGCAGCTGATGGTGTGCGCGGTGATCGCCAAGCGCCGCTCGCGCGACGCCCCCGAGGAGGTCACCCCGCCGGCTTCAGACGCAGGGTCACGAACCGCGGTCGGTACAGCGACACGTTCCGATTGAGCTGCGCGGCCGCCCCGGTGAGCTCCAGCCAGTTGACGTCGTAGCTGAGCACCACCCGCCCGCCGTCGCTCAGCTCCGGGTGCGCCTGCGGGTTGTACGCGGCGACCTGTCCGGGCGGCAGCGCGGGCGTGAAGTCCTTCGCCGGGCCGTGCCAGGGCCCGGTGGGGGAGCAGGCCCAGTACGACGTCACCGTGGTCAGGCCGCGCGCCCCGGCCGCCATGGTGAACAGGACGTACGTCCCGCCCTGGCGCACCACCGAGAACGCGCTGCCCACCCCGGTGCGCCGCCCGTCCCCGAGCACGGCACCCGGGCGGGCGCGCGCCGCCCAGGCCGAGCCGTCCCAGTACTCCCACGCGGCCGGATCCCCGAGGCCGCCCTCGGGGATCCGCGCCACGTACGCGTGCGAGGCGGGCCGGGACGCGGCCTGACCGTCGTCGCCGCCGAAGACGTACGTCCAGTCGCCCTCGTCGACCAGCGTGGTACCGAACAGCACCCGCCGGGACGGATCCCGCACGGTCCGCTGGTCGAGCACCTCGACCACGGACTCCACCCGCAGGTCGGGCAGGGAGAGCGTGGCGACCTCGGTGGCG carries:
- a CDS encoding LysR substrate-binding domain-containing protein codes for the protein MYDPSQLRTFLSVAQTLSFTQAARRLGLRQSTVSQHVRRLEDATGRQLFSRDTHSVELTEDGEAMLGFARRILEVHEQATTFFAGTRVRGRLRFGASEDFVLTRLPEILEAFRYDHPEVDLELTVELSGTLHEQLAAGKLDLVLAKRRPEDPHGRLVWRDTLTWIGAERLRLDADRPVPLIVYPPPGITRALALEALERQGRAWRVTCTSGSLNGLIAAARAGLGVMAHSRGLIPPGLVRVPDRAGLPELGRVDFVLAHGRRRTAAQGAADALAAAVLAGGDRLHRR
- a CDS encoding DUF4185 domain-containing protein: MPEIGSARQRTGVGAGLLLALVLTAVLLIALPDDGRQESDGCVPHTVAAWSADNRLNTEFTRYGDDAARTDDWTGGDGTHSVRLPDGRLLWLFSDTYLGQVHGPPNPVGESYAWRDGSAPLVRNSAVVMRDGRLESTLPAPLFPDPGPGQWRWPVGARVEPRSPGSSEQVLRVLLWVRTAGAAPWVYGVPTATEVATLSLPDLRVESVVEVLDQRTVRDPSRRVLFGTTLVDEGDWTYVFGGDDGQAASRPASHAYVARIPEGGLGDPAAWEYWDGSAWAARARPGAVLGDGRRTGVGSAFSVVRQGGTYVLFTMAAGARGLTTVTSYWACSPTGPWHGPAKDFTPALPPGQVAAYNPQAHPELSDGGRVVLSYDVNWLELTGAAAQLNRNVSLYRPRFVTLRLKPAG
- a CDS encoding aldo/keto reductase, which codes for MSSKVPPIILNNGVEMPQLGFGVWQVPDDEAERAVATALEAGYRSIDTAAIYGNEEGTGKAIATAGLPREDVFVTTKLWNSDQGYDSTLRAFDTSLEKLGLDHVDLYLIHWPMASADKYVDTYKAFEKILADGRARAIGVSNFLPEHLERLIGETSVVPAVNQIELHPHLQQHACREYHAEQGIATEAWSPLGQGKGLLEVPAIVAIARKHERTPAQIVLRWHLQLGNVVIPKSVTPSRIKENIEVFDFSLDTEDLAAISALDEDRRLGPDPATFGAT
- a CDS encoding AMP-dependent synthetase/ligase — encoded protein: MREFTNPPLALAPPVGGLADVVFEHARQDPLHIALGRKDEDGRWRDVTAAEFRDEVLALAKGLLAQGIRFGDRVAIMSRTRYEWTLFDFALWTIGAQVVPVYPTSSAEQCFWMLYDAECTAAVVEHEDHAMTIATVIDRLPRLDRLWQLDEGAVRELYDAGAHLDDEVVHRHRQAVTPDSVATIIYTSGTTGRPKGCVISHGNFMYEADTVIQRWEPVFHSRKGDQAATLLFLPLAHVFGRMVQIAGIRGKVKFGHQPQLNAAALLPDLAAFQPTFFLAVPYIFEKVFNSARRKAEKEGKGGAFEKAVEVAVKYADAMEAKAWGIGPGPSAALRVQHQLFDKLVYSKVRTAMGGRIRQAMSGGSAMDRRLGLFWAGAGVHVYEGYGLTETTAAATANPPERTRYGTVGQPIPGMTVHIADDGEIWLRGENVFQGYLNNPKATDEALHDGWLATGDLGALDVDGYLTITGRKKEILVTSGGKSVSPGPLEERVRDHPLVAQCIVVGNDRPYIAALVTLDQEAVEHWLTMRGKAPMPAAQLVRDADLETEVRRAVVAANTLVSQAESIRTFRILAQPFTEEHGLLTPSLKLKRKAIENAYADEVEALYRA
- a CDS encoding bile acid:sodium symporter family protein, producing MPIDPYILLLLGTVGLAALLPARGTGADVASGASTAAIAFLFFLYGARLSTREALDGLKHWRLHVTVLACTFVVFPLLGLAARGLVPVFLTHPLYQGLLFLTLVPSTIQSSIAFTSMARGNVPAAICAGSFSSLVGIVVTPLLAAALLGSGGGFSADSVLEIVLQLLVPFLAGQLLRRWIGGFVTRHKKVLGLVDRGSILLVVYTAFSEGMVQGIWHQVSPLRLAGLMAVEAVLLAVMLLVTWYGAKALRFGREDRIAIQFAGSKKSLASGLPMASVLFGAHASLAVLPLMLFHQMQLMVCAVIAKRRSRDAPEEVTPPASDAGSRTAVGTATRSD
- a CDS encoding glycoside hydrolase family 75 protein, with amino-acid sequence MRSRSLTLSMACSAALFLAAVLPATASGAPAPTSAREGTVSAADLLAEVTSCSQISNGRYRTDADTAPTVPVCGKNGAVFWKADMDIACDGQRTAHCNETTDPWFQADTAFHQSDGGPLRSDTLPYVVVPRAGDLWNHAGAGIRGGGVVAVIHGDQVRYAVVGDTGPAEIIGEASYATAEALGIDPDPATGGTDAEVTYLLFRDSRVSPIESHSAAVTLGDRLAQRFLRDN